In the genome of Hymenobacter taeanensis, one region contains:
- a CDS encoding SDR family oxidoreductase, protein MALSSSLAGKIALITGGTSGIGLVTARELARQGATVVLVGRDADKAERARASIQTAVGPEALVQVKCYDLSLLRNVRALAEEMQQEHSQLDILVNNAGIMPGVLHITDEGNELSWATNHLAPYALTNLLLPLLDAAGKARVVTVSSIAHWVGEIEPSRETRNSPDKYSWLTAYADSKLANILFTKELAYRLDLTGITANCLHPGMVDTGLIRTDTSPVMKGLWWAARPLMISPEQGAQTTLYLATSPDVANVSGRYFSNRQPARCSSRADSPIEASRLWKISAEETGIE, encoded by the coding sequence ATGGCGTTATCTTCTTCTCTTGCCGGTAAAATTGCACTTATTACGGGTGGCACAAGTGGCATTGGGCTAGTTACGGCACGTGAGTTAGCACGCCAGGGCGCTACTGTGGTCTTGGTGGGCCGCGACGCGGACAAGGCCGAGCGGGCACGCGCTTCCATCCAAACCGCCGTAGGACCCGAGGCACTGGTACAGGTAAAGTGCTATGACCTGTCGTTGCTCCGAAATGTGCGGGCGCTGGCCGAGGAAATGCAGCAGGAGCACAGCCAATTAGATATTTTGGTAAATAACGCGGGTATTATGCCCGGCGTGCTCCACATCACCGACGAAGGAAATGAGCTTAGCTGGGCCACTAATCATTTAGCGCCCTACGCCTTAACTAACCTCCTGCTTCCGCTTCTGGATGCGGCTGGTAAAGCCCGAGTAGTTACAGTGTCGTCGATAGCGCATTGGGTAGGTGAGATTGAACCCTCCCGTGAAACCCGTAACTCACCCGACAAGTACAGCTGGCTCACCGCTTACGCCGATTCTAAACTAGCTAATATCCTATTTACCAAAGAACTGGCCTACCGCCTGGACTTAACGGGCATTACCGCCAACTGCCTCCACCCCGGCATGGTAGATACCGGCCTGATCCGCACCGATACATCGCCGGTAATGAAGGGCTTGTGGTGGGCAGCTCGCCCCCTGATGATTTCTCCGGAGCAGGGTGCCCAAACTACTCTCTATTTGGCTACCTCCCCGGATGTGGCCAACGTTAGTGGGCGGTATTTTTCAAATCGGCAGCCTGCCCGCTGCTCCAGCCGCGCCGACAGCCCCATTGAGGCCAGCCGTTTGTGGAAGATTTCGGCTGAGGAAACCGGGATTGAGTAA
- a CDS encoding VOC family protein, protein MNQRIALVTLVIADYDEAIAFYTQKLGFRLLEDTVLSPEKRWVRVAPHGLAGAELLLARAATPAQAKCVGNQTGGRVALFLYTDDVARDYAQLQAQGVTIVRPPVTEPYGKVLVFADLYGNQWDLLEPAQSV, encoded by the coding sequence GTGAACCAGAGAATTGCACTCGTTACCCTGGTAATAGCTGACTACGATGAAGCCATTGCCTTTTACACGCAAAAGCTAGGCTTCCGGCTGCTAGAAGATACCGTGCTCAGCCCGGAGAAACGGTGGGTGCGGGTAGCTCCGCATGGGTTGGCCGGTGCTGAGCTGCTGCTGGCCCGGGCCGCAACGCCCGCACAAGCCAAGTGCGTTGGCAACCAGACGGGCGGCCGCGTGGCCCTATTCCTCTACACCGATGATGTGGCCCGCGACTATGCGCAACTACAGGCCCAGGGCGTAACTATAGTGCGCCCCCCGGTAACAGAGCCGTATGGTAAGGTGCTAGTATTCGCTGATTTGTATGGCAATCAGTGGGACTTGCTCGAGCCCGCTCAGAGCGTATAA
- a CDS encoding YdcF family protein — MHPVKCLLRSIFWLSSSWVLLHLLITTADGLLDTTEPADCLVVLGNTVNADGSLSARLQARLDKALELYKAGVSPLIFVSGGLGKEGHYEGTAMQRYLVAKGVPSMAIVVDNAGNNTLATARNFARIAHARNLSSALVVTQFFHVTRTKLLLRQQGIATVEGAHAEYVEWRDVYALLREFFAYYAYRLA, encoded by the coding sequence ATGCATCCAGTTAAATGCCTGCTTCGCTCTATATTTTGGCTTTCAAGCAGCTGGGTTCTGCTGCACCTTCTTATCACTACCGCTGATGGGCTCCTGGATACTACTGAGCCAGCCGATTGCTTAGTGGTATTGGGCAATACGGTTAATGCTGATGGCAGCCTCTCAGCCCGGCTCCAAGCCCGGCTTGATAAGGCATTAGAACTCTACAAGGCTGGAGTCAGCCCACTGATTTTCGTGAGTGGTGGCCTAGGCAAAGAAGGGCACTATGAAGGCACTGCCATGCAACGGTATTTAGTAGCCAAAGGCGTACCTTCAATGGCTATTGTAGTAGATAATGCTGGCAATAACACCCTAGCAACGGCACGTAATTTTGCGCGAATTGCCCACGCCAGAAACTTGAGCTCGGCGCTGGTTGTGACGCAGTTCTTCCACGTGACCCGCACAAAGCTTCTGCTCCGCCAACAAGGGATTGCTACAGTAGAGGGCGCTCATGCTGAATATGTTGAATGGCGCGACGTTTATGCCTTGCTCCGGGAGTTTTTTGCCTACTATGCCTACCGGCTGGCGTAG
- a CDS encoding metal-dependent hydrolase family protein, producing the protein MRIFGASAIFSLVLFSHLSLGQSTPSTTFPTQLLLRPAAVFDGETLHLGWAVLVENDKIKAVGPSAQLAAPAGARTLELPGLTLLPGLIEGHSHMLLHPYNETPWNDQVLQESQALRVARATAHARRTLEAGFTTARDLGSEGAGFADVGLKQAIDQNIIPGPRLLVATRALVATGSYGPKLSTDVDVPQGAQEADGVDDIIRAVREQIGKGADIIKVYADYRWGANEPSRATFSQDELNLIVQTARSAGRPVVAHASTPEGMRRATLAGVQTIEHGDGGTPEVFKLMKQRGVALCPTVAAGDAISQYRGWHKGQDPVPERIQQKRQSVKAALQSGVEIAVGGDVGVFTHGENVREAVLLAQEYGMSPLQVLRAVTSGNAHAFQLPDRGRIQPGLLADLMAVSGDPTQDITTLRQVRLVVKGGVIVKQ; encoded by the coding sequence ATGCGCATTTTCGGGGCCTCTGCGATATTCTCGCTAGTTCTATTTTCACACTTGTCGCTAGGCCAGTCGACGCCCTCAACAACTTTCCCTACTCAGCTGCTACTCCGTCCCGCGGCCGTTTTCGATGGCGAAACCCTGCACCTGGGCTGGGCCGTGCTGGTGGAAAACGACAAGATCAAAGCCGTAGGCCCCTCTGCCCAACTCGCGGCCCCTGCCGGCGCCCGCACTTTAGAGCTACCGGGCCTCACGCTGTTGCCGGGCCTTATTGAGGGGCACAGCCACATGCTGCTCCACCCCTACAACGAAACACCCTGGAACGACCAGGTGCTGCAGGAGTCACAGGCGTTGCGGGTGGCCCGCGCTACGGCCCATGCCCGCCGCACCCTGGAGGCCGGCTTTACCACGGCTCGGGACTTAGGCAGCGAGGGCGCCGGCTTCGCCGATGTAGGTCTCAAGCAAGCGATAGACCAGAATATAATTCCTGGGCCTAGATTGCTGGTAGCCACGCGGGCGTTGGTTGCCACGGGTAGCTATGGCCCCAAACTATCCACTGATGTAGATGTGCCCCAGGGTGCCCAGGAAGCCGACGGTGTAGATGACATCATTCGGGCGGTGCGGGAGCAAATAGGAAAGGGCGCCGACATTATAAAAGTGTATGCCGACTACCGCTGGGGTGCCAACGAACCCAGCCGCGCTACCTTCTCTCAAGACGAGCTCAACCTAATTGTGCAAACGGCCCGCAGTGCCGGTAGGCCAGTAGTGGCCCACGCTAGCACGCCCGAAGGCATGCGCCGCGCAACTCTGGCTGGCGTGCAAACCATTGAACACGGCGACGGCGGCACCCCGGAAGTGTTTAAACTGATGAAGCAGCGCGGCGTGGCCCTCTGCCCCACTGTGGCAGCCGGCGATGCAATTTCGCAGTACCGTGGCTGGCACAAGGGCCAAGACCCCGTACCCGAACGCATTCAGCAGAAGCGCCAGAGCGTAAAGGCTGCTTTGCAAAGCGGGGTAGAAATTGCTGTGGGCGGCGATGTAGGAGTATTTACGCACGGAGAGAATGTACGCGAAGCTGTGTTGCTTGCGCAGGAGTATGGCATGAGCCCTTTACAGGTGCTGCGCGCCGTTACGAGCGGTAATGCTCACGCCTTCCAACTCCCTGATCGTGGCCGCATTCAGCCGGGCCTGCTCGCTGATTTGATGGCCGTTTCCGGCGACCCAACCCAGGATATAACCACCTTGCGCCAAGTACGCTTGGTAGTGAAAGGCGGCGTAATTGTGAAGCAGTAA
- a CDS encoding DinB family protein, with protein sequence MSHLTTRPAAGEYAPYYDLYIKNIPAGHNPLQQLHEQPLLLKELLADFTEEQGLLRYAPGKWSIKEMLVHMIDTERIFAYRALRIARGDQQPLPGFEQDDYVPASGADARTMESILHEYDTVRAATLSLFESFEPEAFERKGTASNSPTSVRALAYILPGHEAHHVHILQDRYLSMLVK encoded by the coding sequence ATGAGCCACCTAACCACCCGACCTGCTGCCGGCGAGTACGCTCCGTACTATGACCTGTACATTAAGAACATTCCTGCCGGCCACAACCCTCTTCAGCAGTTGCATGAGCAGCCCTTGCTGCTGAAGGAGTTGCTTGCCGACTTCACTGAGGAGCAGGGCCTGCTGCGCTACGCCCCGGGCAAATGGAGCATCAAGGAAATGCTGGTGCACATGATAGACACTGAGCGCATATTTGCCTACCGCGCCCTGCGCATTGCGCGCGGCGACCAGCAGCCACTACCCGGTTTTGAGCAGGACGACTACGTGCCAGCCTCCGGCGCCGATGCGCGGACCATGGAAAGTATTCTGCACGAGTATGATACGGTGCGGGCAGCTACGCTGAGTTTGTTTGAATCATTTGAGCCAGAGGCCTTTGAGCGGAAGGGTACTGCTAGTAATAGCCCAACAAGCGTGCGGGCACTGGCCTATATTCTGCCAGGGCATGAGGCGCACCATGTACATATTTTGCAGGATAGATACCTATCTATGCTAGTCAAATAG
- a CDS encoding S46 family peptidase: MTRIPRLVLLALTLFTLLPQARADEGMWLPLLLKQLNEADMQKKGLKLTAEQIYSINQGSLKDAVVQFGGGCTGEIISDQGLLLTNHHCGYSQIQSHSSVENDYLTKGYWAMTREQELPNPGLTATFIVRMEDVTQQVLTGVPATNILEAEREQLVQANSQRVARAAVQGTNYQAFVRPMFSGNEYYLFVTEVFQDIRLVGAPPSSIGKFGGDTDNWAWPRHTGDFSIFRIYAGPDNKPAPYSPENQPFKPRHHLPISLSGVQPGDFTLVFGFPGRTNEYLTSWGVDEVYSLSNPAKIKVRDAKLRILDTDMKASDKVRIQYAAKYASIANYWKKWIGETRGLKKLDAVTRKQEQEAQFQKWAESGDEARKAAYAPLLPQFQKSYAAVRDYTLARDYVTEAALGIELMLYANSLLPALDLTDKKASAEEMATAIEKLKKGAPGFFRNYNAATDQKVAAALLPLYANGTPAALLPAYVKNLQKQYATTGGWNAYAEQLYGKSRLTSLESALKVLDEVAKGNAQGLRQDPAIQLAQSIVNTYRQQVLPTYNAATDNIALLQRTYVAGLRQQQTDRKFYPDANSTLRVAYGQVAGYEPADGTKYDFYTTLDGIMEKADPTNPEFEVPARLAELYKNKDYGPYAYKGSVPVAFIATNHTTGGNSGSPVINGSGELIGINFDRNWEGTMSDIMFDPDRVRNITLDVRYMLFVVDKYAGAGHLVKEMTLVGGPKEADPAGKKLEKIKVKRKPAKQKA; the protein is encoded by the coding sequence ATGACCCGAATTCCCCGGCTGGTATTGCTGGCTCTTACGCTATTTACCCTCCTGCCCCAGGCCCGCGCCGACGAAGGCATGTGGCTGCCGCTGCTGCTCAAGCAGCTCAATGAGGCCGACATGCAAAAGAAAGGCCTCAAGCTCACGGCCGAGCAAATCTACAGCATCAACCAAGGCAGCCTGAAAGATGCCGTGGTACAGTTTGGCGGCGGTTGCACCGGCGAAATCATCTCCGATCAGGGCCTACTACTCACCAACCACCACTGTGGCTACAGCCAAATTCAGAGCCACTCTTCCGTAGAGAACGACTACCTCACGAAGGGCTATTGGGCCATGACGCGCGAGCAGGAACTGCCCAATCCTGGCCTTACCGCCACCTTCATTGTGCGCATGGAGGATGTCACGCAGCAGGTGCTTACCGGCGTGCCCGCCACCAATATCCTGGAGGCGGAGCGCGAACAATTAGTACAGGCCAACAGCCAGCGCGTGGCCCGGGCGGCCGTGCAGGGCACCAACTACCAGGCCTTTGTGCGGCCCATGTTCAGCGGCAACGAGTACTACCTGTTTGTGACGGAAGTATTCCAGGACATTCGGTTGGTGGGTGCACCGCCGAGCAGCATCGGTAAATTTGGCGGCGACACCGACAACTGGGCCTGGCCCCGCCACACCGGCGACTTCAGCATTTTCCGCATTTATGCTGGCCCCGATAACAAACCCGCGCCCTACTCGCCCGAGAACCAGCCCTTTAAGCCCCGCCACCACCTACCCATTTCCCTGAGCGGCGTGCAGCCCGGCGACTTTACCCTGGTCTTCGGGTTTCCCGGCCGCACCAATGAGTACCTTACCTCCTGGGGTGTAGATGAGGTGTACTCCCTCTCTAACCCGGCCAAAATCAAAGTACGCGACGCCAAGCTGCGCATTCTGGATACTGATATGAAGGCTTCGGACAAAGTGCGCATTCAGTACGCGGCCAAGTACGCCAGCATTGCCAACTACTGGAAGAAGTGGATTGGCGAGACCCGCGGCCTAAAGAAGCTCGACGCCGTAACGCGCAAGCAGGAGCAAGAGGCCCAGTTTCAGAAGTGGGCCGAGAGTGGTGATGAGGCCCGCAAAGCTGCCTACGCCCCATTGCTGCCGCAGTTCCAGAAAAGCTACGCCGCCGTGCGCGACTACACTCTGGCCCGTGATTACGTGACCGAAGCCGCCTTGGGTATAGAGTTGATGCTCTACGCCAACAGCCTACTTCCCGCCCTTGACCTGACCGATAAAAAAGCTTCAGCCGAAGAAATGGCCACGGCCATTGAGAAGCTGAAAAAAGGCGCCCCCGGATTCTTCCGCAACTACAATGCGGCTACTGACCAGAAAGTAGCGGCAGCCTTGTTACCTCTGTACGCCAACGGCACGCCAGCAGCCCTGCTCCCCGCCTACGTGAAGAACCTGCAGAAGCAGTATGCCACCACGGGTGGCTGGAACGCCTACGCAGAACAGCTCTACGGTAAGTCGCGCCTGACCTCACTGGAAAGCGCCTTGAAAGTGCTGGACGAAGTAGCCAAAGGCAACGCGCAAGGCTTGCGCCAAGACCCAGCCATTCAGCTGGCTCAATCCATTGTAAACACATACCGCCAGCAGGTACTCCCCACTTATAACGCGGCTACCGACAATATTGCCCTGCTTCAGCGCACGTACGTGGCAGGCCTGCGCCAACAGCAAACCGACCGCAAATTCTACCCCGACGCCAACTCTACCCTGCGAGTGGCCTACGGACAAGTAGCTGGCTATGAGCCCGCCGACGGCACGAAGTATGACTTTTATACCACCCTCGATGGTATCATGGAAAAGGCCGACCCCACTAACCCCGAGTTTGAGGTACCCGCTCGCCTGGCCGAGCTGTACAAGAACAAGGACTACGGCCCCTATGCCTACAAAGGCTCAGTACCGGTGGCGTTTATTGCCACTAACCATACCACCGGTGGCAACTCCGGCTCGCCCGTTATCAATGGCAGTGGGGAGCTGATTGGCATCAACTTCGACCGTAACTGGGAAGGCACCATGTCGGATATTATGTTCGACCCCGACCGCGTGCGTAACATTACGCTGGATGTGCGCTACATGCTCTTCGTGGTGGATAAGTACGCCGGCGCTGGCCACCTGGTAAAGGAAATGACCCTGGTTGGTGGCCCGAAAGAGGCTGACCCGGCCGGGAAGAAGCTGGAGAAGATTAAAGTAAAGCGCAAGCCTGCTAAGCAGAAAGCGTAG
- a CDS encoding AlbA family DNA-binding domain-containing protein has protein sequence MTDLQELIRQGEGERLEFKKRTTHPHRISRTLSSLANTHGGRVLVGVEDNGRIVGVRDAAEEIYQLREAAAHYIDPPLTSLRFREVEEDGRVVVVVTVPESPEKPHRAQVAPDDWRSYVRVRDESVQTSQLTEKVLERHDTTPMFERIPLNKEELAVLEYLRKHPRITLGQYMKLLNIGQRRAYRTLIKLTLHGYIKHHDKEKEVYYTL, from the coding sequence ATGACTGACTTACAGGAATTGATACGGCAGGGCGAAGGAGAGCGGCTGGAGTTTAAGAAGCGAACAACCCATCCTCACCGCATCTCGCGCACCCTTTCCTCACTGGCTAACACCCACGGTGGCCGTGTGCTGGTGGGCGTGGAAGATAATGGCCGGATTGTGGGCGTGCGCGACGCAGCAGAAGAAATATACCAACTACGCGAAGCCGCCGCCCACTACATTGACCCACCCTTAACGAGCCTGCGGTTTCGGGAAGTGGAAGAAGATGGCCGCGTGGTGGTGGTGGTTACGGTGCCGGAGAGCCCCGAGAAACCCCACCGCGCCCAGGTAGCCCCCGACGATTGGCGCTCTTACGTGCGCGTGCGCGATGAGAGTGTACAAACCAGCCAGCTCACAGAGAAAGTGTTGGAGCGCCATGATACTACCCCGATGTTTGAGCGCATTCCCCTAAACAAAGAGGAACTGGCGGTGCTGGAATACCTGCGCAAGCACCCGCGCATAACGCTGGGCCAGTACATGAAGCTGCTCAACATTGGGCAGCGCCGTGCCTACCGTACCCTGATTAAGCTCACCCTGCACGGCTACATCAAGCACCACGACAAAGAAAAAGAGGTGTATTATACGCTCTGA